Below is a genomic region from Persicimonas caeni.
ATAACTCGTCGGCTCGGGCTCGCCAGGCGCGCACGAACCGGCTGGCGCTCCCTGATTCCTGCCACTCGAGCTGCTCTTGCATCGACTCGAACAGCGTCAGCGCCGGCCATCGGCCGTTTCGTGCGATGCTGCAGACGCCGCCGTCGGGCAGCGAGAGCACCAGCGGCGCCACGCCGGTCAGGCTGTCGGCGACTGCGGACTCGAGAAGCTCGAAGGCCGCGTCGAGGCGCAGCCACTGGTCGGCGTCGAGCTCTGACTCGACCAGCGACACGTTTGGCTCGGGCATCGGACGCCACCCGGCCAGGCGGTCGCGATGGCGGCGAATGGCGTGGGCCAAGATCAACGCGCTGCCGCGGTAACGCATGTAATCTGCGCGTGTATCGAACGGTCCGGGTTGCTCACATTCGATCTGGTTCACCAATTGTGCCAGACCCTCCTGCTCGGGCATCAGCGGCACCGGCGCAGCCACAAAACCACCCGCGTCGAAGCGGCGACAGGCCACCACCGTATGACGCATGAGCGGCAGGTCGCGCTCGAGCGCGCTCAACTCGACGCTCACGTTGTCGTGCAGGCGGCGAAGCCCGAGCGCGCCGCTGTCGGTGAGCCCGACCACCTCGAATAGCTCCCAATACGAAGCGGCGAGTTGCGAGAGCTGGCCGCGCACCTCCTCAGGCAGCAGGTGGGCGGCGTCGACGGCGCATTCGGCCATCGTTCGCCCCGTGCTGCCGGGCACGTGGAACGCGGCGAACTCGTACAGGTGCTCGACGAGGCCGAAGCCGACCGGGTCGGCGTCGCCGCGCTGGAACGCGTCGAGCAACTCGAGCACGGTCGGGTCGCGCGAGTGGCCGACGACGCGCCTGCCGGCGGCTTTGAGTTCGGCCATCAGGTGACCGAAGTGGCGTTGCCAGTCCGCGTAGATAGCCGGGGTTTGGGGGCGAAGAAGTTCCATTGTCTTTGTATGCTTCATGGTTCGTCATCGGTGTCGTTGTTGGTTATCGAGGCCGTTGGCCGCCCTCTATTACGGTTATCGGCAGAAACACCCATTTCGTTGCGTACTTTTTTGGAGCAACGGGCAATGAACGCCCTCAGACGCCCGTTGACGTGGGTCGGGCGCTGTTCCACATTGGCGCCGCCAAACGACGATCTTTTCGAGGCGAACAGAAAAACCATGCAGCCAAAGCGAATCGCCGAGCTCAAGAAGACGGCCGACGAAGCCCTCCAATCGGGGGAGTTGACCGAAGACGCCCAGAAGACTTTGATCGAGGTGCTCACGCCCGACGCCTACGAGCAGACGTGGCCCGACGTGGAGGTCGTGCTCCACGTGGCCGAGCACCCGGTGGTGGCCAAGCGCATGCAAGACGAGCGGCTTCCCGAGTTGTTGGAGACGGCGCTCGTCGAGGCGTTTTCGGCCGTATTACCCCTTCTGGGCACCCGCGCGTTCGGCCCGCTGGCTAATTTCGCCGCCCACACGCGAAAGCGCCTCGACGCCGAGCGCCGAAAATACGAGCTCGTCGCCGAGCGCCTCGACGGACTCGACGAAGACGCAGCGGTGCGTCTGTTGAGGAACTATATCTCCACCGACCCAGCCCCGTACTTCGTGGCCAAGCTGCGCCAGCGGTATTCGGCGCGGGTCGGCGAGGCCGAGCGCCAGAGCGAAGAGGGCGTCGATTTGGCGGTGCTGGTCGAGGACGAAGGGCTCGTCGAAGCCCTGCGCGAGCCGAAGACGGCCGACGTCGACGTGGTCCGACAGGCGCTGGCCGAGCTGAGCGGGCACCCGGACGTCTCCACGGTCACCCTGCAACGCGCCTTTCGCGACGGTGACGCCGATCACAAGCTCGTCGCCGCGGCGATCGCCACCTTCGACGCGCGCGCCGACTTCGCCCCGTCGATCCTCGCCCAGGTCATCTCGGGCCACCGCGACGCCGCCCACATGGCCGTCTTGGCCGGGCGCCTCGCGCCCCTGATGGCTCGGCAGGTCTTCTCGCAATTCTTGGCCGAGGCCGCCTGGCAAAACCCCGAGGAGCCCGAAGCCAAGATCACCGCCGAGCGCACCCACGCCATCTTGAGCGCGCGCTGCGTGCTGCCCAAAATCGGCAGCCCCCTGGACGCTGTCGACCCGCAGAACCTGCCCGATGCCCTCGAGGAAGGCCTCGACACGGTCCCTGACACCGTCGAGGCGGCGTGGGAGCTTTGGGGGCGAGTGAAGTAGTTGTTTTGCGCCTCGCGTCCGTGATAGACCACGGGCGTACGAACAAATCGTTGTGTTGCGCTTGGTGATTGGTGGAGCGATGGATGTAATGCGCTGTTGTTGCTCGGTTTTGTTGTCTGCTTTGATCGCGTTGGGCCCTGCTTCCGTTTTCGCTCAGCAGGCTGACGAAGGCGCGCCGCCTCCGCCGCCACCTGTGCCCGAAGCGCCTGCGGACGTCGAAGAGCCGCCGGCGCCCGAAGCGCCCGCGGACGTCGAAGAGCCGCCGGCGCCCGAGAAGCCGGCCGACGAGGTCGTCGAAAAGGAGCTCGACGCCGACGCCGACCCCGCCGGCTGGAACCTGCTGCGTCGCGCGCTCGACCAACTCGCACGCGGCAAGCGCTACGGGGCGCTCGAGCTTCTCGAGCGACTCGCCGAAGACTACCCCGACCACCCGGCCACCGAAGTCTCCGCCGAGGCGCTCGCCGTGCTGCGCGAGAAGACGCGTCCCAAAGGCGAAGATCTCATCGGACAAGAAGAGCCCAGCGGCCTGGCGCGCGCCGAGCTCGCCTTTTTCCAGACCGCCCACGGCATCACGCTAGGCGCCGAGTTGTGCGCGATGGTCGAGTGTGACAGCGAGCAGGCCGTCGTCGCGGCCCTCGGCATCGGCGGCGCGCTGGGCCTGACCCTGTCGCTCGTGCCCACTCAGGACGGGATCACGCAGGGCCACGCGCTGCTGCTCAACTCGGGCACCGCCTGGGGCTTTGGCAACGGCGTCCTCGCCGGTATTGCGCTCGACATCGAGGGATCGGAATACGCCGGTCTGTTGGCCGGCTCGCAGCTGGCCGGCCTGGGCGCCGGCGCCTTGATCTGGGACCTCGCCGAGCCCACCGCCGGTGAGGTGTCGATGGCCAACTCGGGCGGTCTGTGGGCGGGCTTTTTGACCTTCCTCATCCACGCCGCCAACGAGTTCGACGCCGAGGAGTCCACGGTCGCCTGGTCGGTGCTCTTCGCCGCCGATCTGGGCATCGCCGGTGGCGCCGCGCTCTCCCAGAACTACCCGATGAGCCGCGGGCGTACCTTCGTCATCGACTCGGGCGGTATCTTGGGCTTTTTGATCGGCATCGGCACCTACATCTTCATCGAACCCGACGTTCAGAGCGCCACGGCGTTTTCGGTCATGGGCATCCTGGGCACGGTCACCGGCCTGGGCACCGCGACCTACCTGACGCGTAACTGGGACGTCGAAGAGACCGGCGACTTCAGCGCCAACTGGGGCGTCTCACCCACCGACGGCGGCGCGCTGCTGTCGGTTGGCGGCTCATTCTGACGCTGGAGGCCTTCAGGGGGCTTCATTTCATCTGTTCGGGTATGGCGAGCTATTCGAGCGCGGCCAGGTGGATGACCGCGTCGCCCTGGTGGACCAGGGGGTTGTTGACGTGGCTGATGATCAGCCCGTCGAAGCTCGCTTTGACCTTCCCGCTGACCGCGTCGAACGCATCGCCGATGGTGCCGATGCACTCGCCTTTCTTGACGAAATCCCCGCTCGACTTCTGCAGGCGCAAGATCCCGGCGCGCTTGGCGCGCAGCCAGGTGCGTCGCTTCGACTCGCGCGGCTCGTAGTCGAGCTCGGTGTCGGGGTGCTCGCACATGCCCAGCGCCTCCATCAGTCGCAGCGTGCCGGCCAGCCCCACCTCGACCACGTCGGCGTTGAACCGGCGAGGCTCGCCTCCTTCGAAGACCAAGATCGGCTTGTCGCGCTTTCGCACGGCGCGGCGAAGTGAGCCGCGCGGCCCCTGCGAGTCGATCATGACCGGCGCGGCGAACGCCTCGGCGCAGCGGCGCGTCTCTTCGTCGCCCAGGTCGGCGCGGATATGCGGCAGGTTGGTGCGCTCGTTGCTTCCGGTGTGCAGGTCGAGCCCGTGGGTGCACTGGTCGACGATCTCGGTCATGAACAGGTGGGCCAGGCGCGCGGCCAAGGAGCCGCGGGCGCTGCCCGGGAAGCTGCGGTTCAGGTCGCGCCGGTCGGGCAGGTAGCGCGACTCGTAGACAAAGCCGAAGACGTTGACGATGGGCACGGCGAAGACGGTGCCGCGAAGCTTCTGCGGGTCGAGCTCGGCCAGAAGCTCGCGCACGATCTCCACGCCGTTGATCTCGTCGCCGTGGATGGCCGCGTTGACCCACAGCCGGGGGCCGGGCTCGACGCCGTTGACCACCTCGATGGGAATGGAGACCTGGTTTTGGGTGGGCAGCTGGGCCACCGGCAGGTCGGCGCGCTTGCGCATGCCGGCGGGGATGACGACGTCGCCGACGCGAATGATCCTGGGAGTGTTGTCTCGTGTCGTCATGTCCAAAGCCCTGTTCAGTAACCTGCGCCCACCCGGCGCGTCATTGTTTTGCTTCGACGGCTCTCTCGATAAACGCCACGACGTGATCGGCCACGTCGATCTTACTCGACTTTTCGATCCCTTCCAGTCCCGGCGAGGAATTGACCTCGAGGACCAGCGGCCCGCGCTCCGAGCGCAGCAGGTCGACGCCGGCCACGCCCAAGCCCATGACCTTGGCGGCGTGCACCGCCGTTTGGCGCTCTTCGTCGGTCAGCTCGATCTCGGTGGCGCTGCCGCCGCGGTGCAGGTTCGAGCGAAACTCGCCCTCGGGCGCCTGGCGCTGCATGGCGGCGACGACCTCGTCGCCGACGACCAAGGCGCGGATGTCGGCGCCGCCCGCCTCGTGGATGAACTCCTGGACGAGGAAGTTGGCGTCCATGCCCATGAACGCCTCGATGACCGACTGGGCGGCCTTGTGCGTCTCGGCGAGCACGACCCCGATGCCCTGGGTGCCCTCGAGCATCTTGATGACCAGCGGCGCCCCGCCCACGGCCTTGATGATGCCGTTGACGTCCTTCATTGAGTGGGCGAACGCGGTCACCGGCATGCCCACCCCTTCGTGGGCCAGAAGCTGCAGCGCGCGCAATTTGTCACGCGAGCACGAGATCCCCTCGGAGCTGTTGGCCGCAAAGACCCCCATCATCTCGAATTGGCGCACCACCGCCGTGCCGTAAAAGGTGTGCGAGGCGCCCACCCGCGGAATCAGGGCGTCGAACTCGTTGGTCAGGTCGCGCTCGCCATAGCGGATCACCGGCTTTTTGGAGGTGATATCCATGTAGCAGCGCAGGTAGTCGATGACCTTGACCTCGTGGCCGCGCTGGGTGCACGCCTGGCGAAGCCTGCGGGTGGAGTAGAGCGTCGATTTTCGCGACAGGATAGCAATCTTCATGCGTTCAATACGGCTAGGGGCTCCTCCCCGCGTCGGGGAGGTGGCGGCGAAGCCGCCGGAGGGGCTACAAATTGGCTACTTCTTCACATCGGGCCTGCCGGCCAGATATGAGCGCCCGGGGTCGACCAGAAAGCGGCCGCGGGTGGCTTCGCGACCCAGGAGCATGCGAAAGCCCATGGCGTCGCGGTTGGTCAGCGTGAGATCGATGGCATAGCGCTCGCCCAGCAGCTCGATCTCGGGGCGGATGACGATGCGTTTTTGCTCGTGGCCCACCGAGCTGCGCACGGTGCGCTCGTCGTGGATGGGCGCCTCGCAGCGGACCGTCTCCTTGGTGTTGCGCTGGACCGGGTGGACCTTGAAGCGCACCCACGGCTGGCCGTCTCGCTCGAAACGCCGGATCTCGAAGGCGTGCAGCGCCGAGCTGCGCGCGCCGGTGTCGACCTTCGCCTTGACGAAGTCGATGCCAAACTCGGGGATCGCGATCCACTCGCGCCACCCGACGACCTTGTCGGGAGCAGTCTTTTGTGTGCGTTTGGCCATGAGTCGGTGCGTGCGGCCGCAGGTCTGTGGGGGAGTTTCAATGCGCCGGGGCCTTCTTACACCACGACCCATTCGAGCATCAACGACGAAGAGAAGCGCCCCCCTGTAGAGGCGATCCGAAAAACGAGGCCGAACTTGCGCAGACCCGCATGAACCGGGCCTCGTCGGGGAACCCCATTCCCTTACGGCGGGCGAAAATGATGGGCGAAAAATCACGCCTCGACGTCGGCAAACCAGGCGTCGGTGTCGACGCCGTGCTCGTCGCGCAGTCGCTGCATGTCGTCGGCGAGTTCGCGGGCGACGAAGGCGCGCTCGTCGGGGCTCAGCACCTGGCGCTCGACGCCTTCGCCCAGAAAGCGGCGCACACCTGTGGGCAGCGCCTGGCCCAGCGGGCCGGTCTTGCTCAGCACGCGCCACAGGCCGCGGTCGACGGTCTTCTCGCGGCTCGAGTTGTGCTGCGAGTCGGTGTTCAGCTCGAAGTCGGCTTCCAGCCCGATATGGGCGAGCACCCGGTCGACGACCGCGCGCGGCCGCTGCTTCAGCTCGGACAGGCTCACCACCAAGATGTCGTCGGCGGGGAAGTGCTCCAAGAAGGCGTCGAGCTGGTAGGCGTAGCGCGACACCGCCAGTACGTGCGGGTGATCTTTGATGTGCTTGCGCTCGCCGAGCCACCCCTTGAACACCCCGTGGGTCAGGTGCGACTCGATGCGCGCGATCGGGTCGCGCACCAGGTAGACCAGCTTGAACGACGCGTCGACCTGGGCCATGCGCTCGGCGGCGTTCGGGTACATCGGCTGCTTGGTGTAGTGCGTCGACGCCTCCAGGCCCACCCGGTGCCGCGCCGGGTCGAAGTCGAAATGCTCTTCGTACCAGGTGTTGCCGCGCGCCCAATTATCGTCGTTGGCGAAGTAGTTGAGCTCCTTGTGCGACGAGCCGACCACCTGCGGGTGCTGGCATAGATAGCGAAACAGGCTGGTCGTGCCGCACTTCATCGCGCCGATGATCACGGCAAATCGGTCGATATTGGACGCGCGCTTCACAGCGGTACTCCTCGTCTCGTGTCGTTACGTGGTCTCGTGTCGTTTGCATGCAGCCTTGGCAGCGAACGCAGTGGGTGTCGGGTCTGACGTTGTACCGCGCCAAGCCACTGTGTGTGAAGGCAACGCATCCGAGTGGCGGCACCTCACCTGTGAAGACACCACTGAAGACACAGCCAGAGTAAGGGGAGTGCAAAAAGTCGTTAAACGCCTCGGCTTTTCGTGTCGATGCCCTCGCTGCGGATCTCCGCGCTCCATCAGTCAGGGGGTGCAGTGTGTCCGGTAGCTAATCGTTAATGGCGTCTTCGGGCGCCCAGCATGGAGCGAGGGATGATAGGATCGAAGAGGCGGACCCTACAGCGGGTCTGCGTGGTAGTAGCGTTAGTGCAGGCGGCCGCGTTTTGGACTGGATGTTCGGACGATGACGACAAGACAGAGGAGCCGCTCACTCTCTCCGAGCTCGTCGAAGTCGGCGAGCCGAGCGGAAAGACCAGCGAGGCTGGCGCGCAAGCGACCTTCTCGGTGGCGCTCAAGGAGAAGCCGTCGGCCGACGTCGTGCTCCAGGTGGCCTCGAGTGACCCCGGCGAGGGTGAGGTCGACCGGGCGACGCTGACCTTCACCCCCGACAACTGGGACGCCCCGCAGACGGTCACCGTGACCGGCCAAGACGACGATCTCGCCGACGGCGAGCAGGCCTACCAGGTGGTCTTCGAGGCGATGGAGAGCGACGACGAGCGCTTCGCCGGCCTCCAGCCGCCCAGCGTCGCGCTGGCCAACGTCGACGACGAGACGGCCGGCTTTACGGTCAGCGAGGCCTCCGGCGACACCACCGAGGCTGGCGGGCAGGCCAGCTTCACGCTAGTCCTCAACTCCCAGCCGACCGCTGACGTGGTCGTCAGCCTCGAGTCGAGCGACGCCGAAGAGGGCACGCCCGATCGCAGCAGCCTGACCTTCACCCCCGACAACTGGAACGCCCCGCAGACGGTCACCGTGACCGGCCAAGACGACGATCTGGCCGACGGGCCGCAGGCTTACCAGGTGGTCTTCGGCGAGACGTCCAGCGACGACGCCGATTACGCGGCGATCGCCCCCGAGGCGGTCGACTTCACCAACGTCGACGACGAGACGGCGGGCATCACCGTCAGTGAAGCCTCCGGCGACACCACCGAGGCGGGCGGGCAGGCCAGCTTCACTGTGGTCCTCAACTCCCAGCCCGAGGCCGACGTCACCCTGAGCCTCGCCTCGAGCGACCCCGGCGAAGGCACGGCCGACAAGACCGCGCTGACGTTCACCGCCGACAACTGGAACGCCCCGCAGACGGTGACCGTGACCGGCCAGGACGACGATCTGGCCGACGGCAACCAGGCCTACGAAATCCTGTTCGAGGAGACGACCAGCGCCGACGCCGACTACGCGGCGATCTCGCCCGAGGCGGTCGCCTTCGCCAACGTCGACGACGAGACGCCCGGCATCACCGTCCAGGTGCTCGACGCCACGACCACCGAAGGCGGCGGCCAGGCCGTCTTTTCGGTTGTGCTCAACTCCAAGCCCGCCGCCGCGGTCAGCCTCGGCTTCGCGGTCGACGCTCCCGAAGAGGCGAGCCTGGGCACGAGCGAGTTGACCTTCACCCCCGACAACTGGAACGCCCCGCAGACGGTGCTCGTGACCGGTCTCGACGATGAAATCGCCGACGGCGACCAGCCCTTCGGCGTGGTCTTCGAGGCGAGCGCGAGCGACGACGCCGACTACGCCGGGCTGACCCCGCAGAACCTGGCGCTGACCAACGTCGACGACGACTCGGCCGGCTTCACCGTCAGCCCGATGAGCGGCCCGACGACCGAGGCGGGCGGCCAGGCGACCTTCGCGGTGGTGCTCAACTCCGAGCCGACCGACGACGTCACGCTCAGCTTCGACTCGAGCGACCTGGGCGAGGGCGTGCTCGATCGCACCGAGCTGACCTTCACCGTCCAGAACTGGAACGCCCCGCAGGCGGTCATCGTGACCGGCCAGGACGACGATCTGGCCGACGGCGACCAGCCGTACGCGATCGCCTTCTCGGCGACCACGAGTAACGACGCGCGCTACGCCGCGCTGACCCCGCAGAACGTGGCCGTGAGCAACACCGACGACGACTCGGCGGGCATCACCGTCAGCGATATCAGCGGTGACACCAGCGAGGCGGGCGCGCAGGCGAGCTTTACGGTCGTGCTCAACTCCGAGCCGTTCGAAGACGTCACCATCAACCTCGACTCGGGCGCCCTGGGCGAAGGTCTGGTCGACAAGACCGCGCTGACCTTCACCGCGCAGAACTGGAACGCCCCGCAGACGGTCACCGTCACCGGACAAGACGACGACCGCGCCGACGGCGACCAGCCCTACAGCATCGTGTTTGCGGCGACGACGAGCAACGACGCCGCCTACGCAGCGATCACTCCGCAGAACGTGGCGGTGACCAACACCGACGACGATTCGGCAGGCATCACCGTCAGCGCCGTGAGCGGCGCCACCACCGAAGCCGGCGGCCAGGCGAGCTTCACGGTCGTGCTCAACTCCGAGCCGTTCGAAGACGTCACCGTCAACCTCGACTCGGCCGGCGCCGACGAGGGCACGGTCGACAAGACCACGTTGACGTTCACCGCCCAGAACTGGAACGCCCCGCAGACGGTCACGATCACCGGCCAGAATGACGACTACGCCGACGGCGACCAGCCCTACGACATCGTGTTCTCGGCGACGACGAGCAACGACGCCGCATATGCTGCGATCACCCCGCAGAACGTGGCGGTGACCAACACCGACGACGACTCGGCGGGCATCACGGTCAGCGCGATCAGCGGCCCGACGGGTGAAGCCGGCGGCCAGGCCACGTTCACCGTGGTCCTCAACTCGCGCCCCTACGGCGACGTCGCGCTGAGCTTCGAGTCGAGCGACGCCGGCGAGGGTAGCCTCGACAAGGCGAGCCTGACGTTCACCGACGCCAACTGGAACGCCCCGCAGACGGTGACGCTGACCGGCCAAGACGACGATCTGGCCGACGGCGACCAGCCCTACAGCGTGGTCTTCGACCCCACGAGCAGCCAGGACCCGGCCTACGACGCGTTGTCGCTGCAAAACGTCGCCGTGAGCAACGTCGACGACGACTCGGCGGGCATCACCGTCAGCGCCGTGAGCGGCCCGACGAGCGAAGCCGGCGGCCAGGCGACCTTCACGATCGTGCTCAACTCCGAGCCCTACGAGGACGTGACCCTCAACTTCGGCTCCAACGAACGCGGCGAAGGCGTGCTCGACAAGACGTCGCTGACGTTCACTGCCCAGAACTGGAACGCCCCGCAGACGGTCACGTTGACCGGTCAGGACGACGAATATGCCGACGGCGACCAGCCCTACGCGGTGGCCTTCCTTCCGGCGCTCAGCCAGGACGCAGCCTACAACGGGCTGACCCCGCAGAACGTGGCGGTGACCAACACCGACAACGACTCGGCGGGCATCACCGTGAGCGCGGTGAGCGGCGCCACCAGTGAGGCGGGCGGCCAAGCCAGCTTCACCGTGGTCCTCAACTCGCGCCCCTACGGCGACGTCACCGTCAACTTCGACTCGAGCGACGCCGGCGAGGGTAGCCTCGACACGACCTCGCTGACGTTCACCGACCAGAACTGGAACGCGCCGCAGACGGCGACGCTGACCGGCCAAAACGACGACCTGGCCGACGGCGACCAGCCGTACGCGGTGACCTTCGCGGCGACGACGAGTCAGGACGCCGCCTACGCAGCGATCACCCCGCAGAACGTGGCGGTGACCAACACCGACGACGACTCGGCGGGCATCACCGTGGGCGCGATCAGCGGCGCGACGAGCGAAGCCGGCGGCCAGGCCACGTTCACCGTGGTGCTCAACTCCGAGCCCTTCGAAGACGTCATCGTCAACCTCGACTCGGCCAGCGCCGACGAGGGCACGGTCGACAAGACCGCGCTGACGTTCACCGCGCAAA
It encodes:
- a CDS encoding beta strand repeat-containing protein, encoding MVVALVQAAAFWTGCSDDDDKTEEPLTLSELVEVGEPSGKTSEAGAQATFSVALKEKPSADVVLQVASSDPGEGEVDRATLTFTPDNWDAPQTVTVTGQDDDLADGEQAYQVVFEAMESDDERFAGLQPPSVALANVDDETAGFTVSEASGDTTEAGGQASFTLVLNSQPTADVVVSLESSDAEEGTPDRSSLTFTPDNWNAPQTVTVTGQDDDLADGPQAYQVVFGETSSDDADYAAIAPEAVDFTNVDDETAGITVSEASGDTTEAGGQASFTVVLNSQPEADVTLSLASSDPGEGTADKTALTFTADNWNAPQTVTVTGQDDDLADGNQAYEILFEETTSADADYAAISPEAVAFANVDDETPGITVQVLDATTTEGGGQAVFSVVLNSKPAAAVSLGFAVDAPEEASLGTSELTFTPDNWNAPQTVLVTGLDDEIADGDQPFGVVFEASASDDADYAGLTPQNLALTNVDDDSAGFTVSPMSGPTTEAGGQATFAVVLNSEPTDDVTLSFDSSDLGEGVLDRTELTFTVQNWNAPQAVIVTGQDDDLADGDQPYAIAFSATTSNDARYAALTPQNVAVSNTDDDSAGITVSDISGDTSEAGAQASFTVVLNSEPFEDVTINLDSGALGEGLVDKTALTFTAQNWNAPQTVTVTGQDDDRADGDQPYSIVFAATTSNDAAYAAITPQNVAVTNTDDDSAGITVSAVSGATTEAGGQASFTVVLNSEPFEDVTVNLDSAGADEGTVDKTTLTFTAQNWNAPQTVTITGQNDDYADGDQPYDIVFSATTSNDAAYAAITPQNVAVTNTDDDSAGITVSAISGPTGEAGGQATFTVVLNSRPYGDVALSFESSDAGEGSLDKASLTFTDANWNAPQTVTLTGQDDDLADGDQPYSVVFDPTSSQDPAYDALSLQNVAVSNVDDDSAGITVSAVSGPTSEAGGQATFTIVLNSEPYEDVTLNFGSNERGEGVLDKTSLTFTAQNWNAPQTVTLTGQDDEYADGDQPYAVAFLPALSQDAAYNGLTPQNVAVTNTDNDSAGITVSAVSGATSEAGGQASFTVVLNSRPYGDVTVNFDSSDAGEGSLDTTSLTFTDQNWNAPQTATLTGQNDDLADGDQPYAVTFAATTSQDAAYAAITPQNVAVTNTDDDSAGITVGAISGATSEAGGQATFTVVLNSEPFEDVIVNLDSASADEGTVDKTALTFTAQNWNAPQTVTVTGQDDFLADGDQPYAIAFSATTSQDAAYAAITPQNVAVTNTDDDSAGITVSAVSGSTSEAGGQATFTVVLNSQPFEDVTVNYASTDTSEGTVGNGSLTFTDQNWNAPQTVTVTGQDDFLADGDQPYAIAFSATTSQDAAYAAITPQNVAVQNTDDDSAGITVSAISGSTSEAGGQASFTVALNSRPYADVTVSFASSDAGEGSLDKTTLTFTDQNWNAPQTVTLTGQDDLLADGDQPYSVVFSATTSGDPAYAAITPQNVAVTNTDDDSAGITVTLVDGTTGEDNAQGSFAVVLNSQPYADVTVNFASNDAGEGIAATSSLTFTDQNWNAPQQVTVVGQNDAFADGDQPYAIAFSATTSGDAAYAAITPQNVAFTNVDDDSAGITVGAISGPTSEAGGQATFSVVLNSRPFADVVVNLDSNNPAEGTVDQTSLTFTDADWDTPQTVTVAGQDDFLADGDQPYAIAFTATTSGDAAYAAITPQNVAVTNTDDDSAGITVGAISGPTSEAGGQATFTVVLNSEPYDTVTLTLGSNDSTEGLVDQTSLTFTSADWNTPQTVTITGQDDFVADGDQPYAVTFGASSSNDAAYAGITPQNVAVTNTDNDSASIQVSAISNDTSESGGQATFTVVLTSRPLADVTVGFDSNDLTEGTVSVTQLTFTSADWDTPQVVTVTGVDDPDSDGPQAYGIAFVPTVSGDAAYNGLTPATVAVTNADDEWVDITGSTVGWGHHGSCTSFNGCGDAATCALWACQAEGFSSLYSYGRVSTCESGGFTTCHLFSSQTSVDYNWGPWSGGGCDIPVVSEIRCLQ
- a CDS encoding succinylglutamate desuccinylase/aspartoacylase family protein, encoding MTTRDNTPRIIRVGDVVIPAGMRKRADLPVAQLPTQNQVSIPIEVVNGVEPGPRLWVNAAIHGDEINGVEIVRELLAELDPQKLRGTVFAVPIVNVFGFVYESRYLPDRRDLNRSFPGSARGSLAARLAHLFMTEIVDQCTHGLDLHTGSNERTNLPHIRADLGDEETRRCAEAFAAPVMIDSQGPRGSLRRAVRKRDKPILVFEGGEPRRFNADVVEVGLAGTLRLMEALGMCEHPDTELDYEPRESKRRTWLRAKRAGILRLQKSSGDFVKKGECIGTIGDAFDAVSGKVKASFDGLIISHVNNPLVHQGDAVIHLAALE
- the rimK gene encoding 30S ribosomal protein S6--L-glutamate ligase, whose translation is MKIAILSRKSTLYSTRRLRQACTQRGHEVKVIDYLRCYMDITSKKPVIRYGERDLTNEFDALIPRVGASHTFYGTAVVRQFEMMGVFAANSSEGISCSRDKLRALQLLAHEGVGMPVTAFAHSMKDVNGIIKAVGGAPLVIKMLEGTQGIGVVLAETHKAAQSVIEAFMGMDANFLVQEFIHEAGGADIRALVVGDEVVAAMQRQAPEGEFRSNLHRGGSATEIELTDEERQTAVHAAKVMGLGVAGVDLLRSERGPLVLEVNSSPGLEGIEKSSKIDVADHVVAFIERAVEAKQ
- a CDS encoding ATP-dependent zinc protease family protein, coding for MAKRTQKTAPDKVVGWREWIAIPEFGIDFVKAKVDTGARSSALHAFEIRRFERDGQPWVRFKVHPVQRNTKETVRCEAPIHDERTVRSSVGHEQKRIVIRPEIELLGERYAIDLTLTNRDAMGFRMLLGREATRGRFLVDPGRSYLAGRPDVKK
- a CDS encoding sulfotransferase family protein; the protein is MKRASNIDRFAVIIGAMKCGTTSLFRYLCQHPQVVGSSHKELNYFANDDNWARGNTWYEEHFDFDPARHRVGLEASTHYTKQPMYPNAAERMAQVDASFKLVYLVRDPIARIESHLTHGVFKGWLGERKHIKDHPHVLAVSRYAYQLDAFLEHFPADDILVVSLSELKQRPRAVVDRVLAHIGLEADFELNTDSQHNSSREKTVDRGLWRVLSKTGPLGQALPTGVRRFLGEGVERQVLSPDERAFVARELADDMQRLRDEHGVDTDAWFADVEA